A stretch of Dysidea avara chromosome 5, odDysAvar1.4, whole genome shotgun sequence DNA encodes these proteins:
- the LOC136255380 gene encoding uncharacterized protein — protein sequence MKWKFVCLLLILLFDNLYARSPGCSPTTSTCQLEGQRVQPTQKCLGDQFRISCPPYHECDGEYVVDHSDHQGGEFEEISRGPYYTTVNITSFSDGGLYRCRKMCHDGTVGPPCNLTVEVLPTRIETDFPEAFHNERYIGKCRTTGNPVPILHIEPEAPLSDCPYTVHHNINGYTVEAVINIPNINMKCQRLHCGTTFQSETISLNIITATRVPTSEQPTQPTDTPAVPTNMTDKSAAHIVLNTTTLVLLMCSVVLSLI from the exons ATGAAGTggaaatttgtttgtttgcttttgaTTTTACTGTTTGACAACCTATATGCTAGAAGTCCTGGATGTTCTCCAACAACATCCACATGTCAACTAGAGGGTCAGAGGGTACAGCCAACTCAAAAATGCCTTGGTGACCAATTCAGGATATCTTGTCCACCATACCATGAATGTGATGGTGAATATGTTGTTGATCACTCTGACCATCAGGGTGGGGAGTTTGAGGAGATCAGTAGAGGACCTTACTACACTACTGTAAACATCACAAGTTTCAGTGATGGAGGATTGTACAGGTGTAGGAAGATGTGTCATGATGGCACTGTTGGTCCTCCTTGTAATTTAACAGTAGAAG TGTTACCAACAAGAATAGAAACAGATTTCCCTGAAGCATTTCATAACGAGAGGTACATAGGGAAATGCAGAACCACTGGAAACCCAGTTCCCATATTGCATATCGAACCAGAAGCACCACTGAGTGACTGTCCTTATACTGTACACCATAATATCAATGGGTACACTGTGGAGGCTGTGATCAATATACCCAACATCAATATGAAGTGTCAGAGATTGCATTGTGGTACAACATTTCAGTCAGAAACTATATCACTAAACATCATCACCG CCACGAGAGTCCCAACTAGTGAACAGCCGACACAACCAACAGATACTCCCGCAGTTCCTACTAATATGACTGATAAAAGTGCAGCACATATTGTGTTAAACACTACCACCTTGGTGTTGTTGATGTGTAGTGTAGTCTTATCACTGATATAG
- the LOC136255363 gene encoding carbohydrate sulfotransferase 15-like translates to MKLKKNCQMICIAFFVTMALLSYVLYNSCAVNTASCSNLVTKQPEVVPHDEVLKLSFSKSTTVNNSVDLTPGFAEDLVRCNRLNVMALESYAYRYDALRLFIPPSEQFLTDFKNPCWYVNYTFPSNFQYLHYYNRRDIPLSSDLKLLSHFTRTDSKPVKSLQCLPYFYLVGFPKCGTTALMHYIQKHPEYIPSCTKEPHWWGNYHILGEKNKDVASVLYYLKCFDDAAQKITRLPRKMITGEGSTTTIWKRPIYVNHDSDRLACETPLLIESIQPGAKYIVMIREPIDFLYSAFWYFCKLIKKKDPQTFHEYVERSLEWWKTCTQNYSTVQCVYNTRINSSDPGCGRLRQLVHPYIFVSIWLQVIPKERMLFVKTEELKKKPVDVVREVYKFLEISPLSDKLLTNIVKVQHINEQNFLHSTEDQTFEMLPSTRDLLLKFYKPFNEKLAQLLNDGRFLWKDVH, encoded by the coding sequence ATGAAACTGAAGAAGAACTGTCAGATGATATGCATTGCATTCTTTGTGACCATGGCACTTTTGtcttatgtactgtacaattcTTGTGCTGTTAACACTGCTAGCTGTTCCAATTTAGTAACCAAGCAGCCAGAAGTGGTTCCTCATGATGAAGTTCTTAAATTGAGTTTTTCTAAGAGTACTACAGTAAATAACAGTGTAGACCTCACTCCAGGGTTTGCAGAAGATCTTGTCAGATGTAACAGATTGAATGTGATGGCGCTTGAAAGCTATGCCTATCGATATGATGCTTTACGCCTGTTTATTCCACCTTCAGAGCAGTTTTTAACAGATTTTAAAAACCCTTGTTGGTATGTCAACTACACTTTCCCCAGTAACTTTCAATATTTGCACTATTATAATCGACGTGATATTCCTTTGAGTAGTGACTTGAAATTGTTAAGTCATTTTACCAGAACAGACAGTAAGCCAGTCAAAAGTTTACAGTGTTTACCATATTTCTACCTTGTTGGATTTCCCAAATGTGGCACAACTGCACTAATGCATTACATTCAGAAACATCCAGAATATATTCCTTCTTGTACAAAGGAGCCTCACTGGTGGGGAAACTACCATATATTAGGTGAAAAAAACAAAGATGTTGCCTCAGTACTATATTATCTTAAATGTTTTGATGATGCTGCACAAAAGATTACAAGGCTTCCAAGAAAAATGATTACTGGTGAAGGAAGCACCACCACTATATGGAAAAGGCCCATTTATGTGAACCATGACAGTGATCGTCTTGCTTGTGAAACACCTTTACTTATAGAATCAATACAGCCAGGAGCTAAGTATATTGTTATGATACGTGAGCCAATAGATTTCTTGTATTCAGCATTTTGGTATTTTTGTAAACTTATAAAGAAGAAAGATCCACAAACCTTTCATGAATATGTGGAACGTAGTTTGGAATGGTGGAAAACCTGTACACAGAACTACTCAACAGTGCAGTGCGTGTACAATACACGCATTAATTCATCCGATCCAGGTTGTGGAAGGCTGCGCCAACTTGTTCATCCATACATTTTTGTATCCATCTGGCTTCAAGTAATTCCAAAGGAGAGAATGTTATTTGTAAAAACTGAGGAGCTAAAAAAAAAACCAGTTGATGTTGTGAGAGAAGTTTACAAATTTTTAGAAATATCACCTCTTAGTGACAAGCTCTTAACAAACATTGTGAAAGTACAACACATCAATGAACAGAACTTTTTGCATAGCACTGAAGATCAGACTTTTGAAATGCTACCATCAACAAGAGATCTGCTTCTCAAATTCTACAAGCCATTTAACGAAAAATTAGCACAGTTACTAAATGATGGTAGATTTTTATGGAAAGATGTGCATTAA